From a region of the Odontesthes bonariensis isolate fOdoBon6 chromosome 4, fOdoBon6.hap1, whole genome shotgun sequence genome:
- the LOC142378945 gene encoding protein phosphatase 1 regulatory subunit 29-like: MVSRLCLSFLSPSPFLSLLLPALLLLHLPGTVRGDCWLIEGDKGYVWLAICSQNQPPYETIPQHINSTVHDLRLNENKLKAVLFTSMYRFTNLTDLNLTKNEISYIEDGAFAGQANLQILQLGYNKLTNLTEGMLRGLGRMQCLFLQHNLIEVIASNAFWECPNLSSLDLSSNKLARVDPSTFTVLTRLMVCELAGNPFHCGCELYSFLNWLEDFNNVTHTYDRLQCETPPGMTGYPLLSPVPGHGRNARYILLSDCRDGVIIPGIASQMPDPDGSGMGLDNPDQGLYQQPIVSSTPYPSSNHQISVKLQAVSLNTASLIVNIPHPYSKMYILSKYNHTYAEDIMPLKNKTEVITLDKLKPHTNYTYCVASASKSQRYNHTCLSFTTRAMGSEDHRTNPSTTTHYIMTILGCLFGMVIVLGFVYYCLRRRRIQEEKQKAISVKKTILEMRYGPEAAAAVANDPGAMQHLKEQAHHQHHHSGGGGGKLPPSASSSTGMLHGSTNTSSSRLSTLPQVEKMATAFSEAMGGKGNYMDVRTTGMAGESRDGVVAAGRPGVGGEVVVDMRGRAENGTEAGEDSDDDGRGSASEISTIAKEVDKVNQIINNCIDALKLDASSNVVTTVDNGNSVSSSQPPCMASLPRNLLPLSPGHPGDQIMASSPKVYSKSHPQPHPQPQPQSHPQPHLQLHQQPHPPSMAPVPLVMPLSERPGISGGGFLSPPYRDPPPANAVRPLQRQLSADTAVVKNRCGAPAAGSVKNARVFSVDIPEQRSDPSKYPTEKGSPIGRGGGSGSGGSAVGGCNGNGKGNLNGGGVSLNGGGIGCNNGNGGGCGIVGPGQQHHLEVQPDYHSSEHRHSFPALYYEGGNESPSPAQKASFLKPLGRTKRDATANYSQLSPSRHHNYNSGYSSSPEYSSESTLRIWERFRPYKKSPREEASYIAAGHALRKKVQFAKDEDLHDILDYWKGVSAQQKL, translated from the exons ATGGTCAGCAGACTCTGTTTGTCCTTCCTGTCTCCCTCCCCGTTTCTTTCTCTCCTGCTTCCTGCACTGTTGCTCCTCCACCTGCCGGGTACTGTGAGAGGGGACTGCTGGCTGATAGAGGGGGATAAAGGTTACGTTTGGCTGGCTATCTGCAGTCAGAACCAGCCTCCATATGAGACCATTCCCCAGCATATCAACAGCACG GTTCATGACCTGAGGCTGAATGAGAACAAACTCAAAGCAGTGCTCTTCACCTCTATGTACCGCTTTACAAATCTAACTGACCTCAATCTAACCAAGAATGAGATCAGCTATATTGAGGATGGCGCTTTTGCTGGACAGGCCAACCTACAG ATTCTCCAACTTGGCTACAACAAACTGACTAACCTGACTGAAGGCATGTTGAGAGGTCTGGGTCGAATGCAGTGCCTCTTTCTGCAACACAACCTCATTGAGGTCATCGCATCCAACGCTTTCTGGGAGTGCCCCAATCTCAGTAGTCTGGACTTATCTTCCAATAAGTTGGCTCGTGTTGACCCATCTACCTTCACTGTCCTTACCAGGCTGATGGTGTGTGAACTGGCAGGAAACCCGTTCCACTGTGGTTGTGAGCTCTACAGCTTTCTCAATTGGCTGGAAGACTTTAATAATGTAACCCACACCTATGACCGCCTACAGTGTGAAACCCCTCCAGGAATGACTGGTTACCCACTCTTGAGCCCAGTACCTGGCCATGGAAGAAATGCTCGTTACATTCTTTTATCTGACTGCCGTGATGGTGTGATCATTCCAGGAATTGCCTCCCAGATGCCAGATCCAGATGGCTCAGGGATGGGTTTGGACAATCCAGATCAAGGCCTGTACCAGCAACCAATTGTATCGTCAACTCCCTACCCCAGCTCTAACCATCAGATTTCTGTGAAGCTTCAAGCAGTCTCCCTCAACACTGCCTCTTTAATAGTGAACATTCCACATCCATACAGTAAGATGTACATCCTCTCCAAGTACAACCACACTTATGCTGAAGACATCATGCCTCTTAAAAACAAGACAGAAGTAATTACTTTGGACAAATTGAAACCACATACTAACTACACCTATTGTGTGGCTTCTGCAAGTAAATCTCAGCGCTACAATCACACCTGTCTGTCCTTTACTACACGGGCTATGGGGTCCGAGGACCATCGAACCAATCCATCAACAACTACCCACTACATTATGACCATCCTCGGATGTCTCTTTGGCATGGTCATTGTGCTTGGATTTGTCTATTACTGTCTTCGTCGACGACGCATCcaagaagaaaagcaaaaagCTATAAGTGTGAAGAAAACAATTCTGGAAATGAg GTATGGTCCAGAGGCAGCTGCTGCAGTGGCCAATGACCCAGGAGCCATGCAGCATCTCAAGGAGCAGGCTCACCACCAACACCACCATtcaggaggagggggaggcaagCTGCCACCATCTGCTTCTTCTAGTACAGGAATGCTCCATGGATCGACCAACACCAGTTCTTCCCGCCTCTCCACCTTGCCGCAAGTAGAAAAAATGGCCACTGCCTTCTCTGAGGCGATGGGCGGCAAAGGCAATTACATGGATGTTAGGACAACAGGAATGGCAGGGGAAAGCAGAGATGGAGTTGTGGCTGCTGGACGACCAGGGGTAGGCGGGGAAGTAGTTGTTGATATGCGAGGTAGAGCTGAAAATGGGACAGAGGCTGGGGAGGATTCTGATGATGATGGTCGGGGCTCAGCATCAGAGATCTCCACCATCGCCAAAGAGGTAGACAAGGTCAACCAGATCATTAACAATTGCATTGATGCCCTCAAGTTGGATGCCTCATCTAATGTTGTGACCACAGTTGATAATGGCAACTCTGTGTCTTCTTCCCAGCCTCCTTGCATGGCATCCCTCCCTCGCAACCTTCTGCCCCTCTCTCCAGGCCATCCTGGAGATCAGATCATGGCATCTTCTCCTAAAGTGTATTCAAAGTCTCATCCTCAGCCTCACCCTCAGCCACAACCTCAGTCCCATCCTCAGCCCCACCTACAGCTACATCAGCAGCCTCATCCACCTTCTATGGCCCCAGTACCCCTGGTCATGCCCCTGTCTGAACGGCCTGGCATCAGTGGTGGTGGGTTTCTCTCCCCTCCTTACCGTGACCCACCCCCAGCTAATGCAGTGCGGCCCCTTCAGAGGCAGCTGAGTGCTGACACTGCTGTAGTGAAAAACCGTTGTGGTGCTCCTGCTGCAGGATCTGTCAAGAACGCAAGAGTGTTCAGTGTGGATATCCCTGAACAGCGCAGTGATCCATCCAAGTACCCAACAGAAAAGGGCAGCCCTATTGGTCGTGGTGGAGGGAGTGGAAGTGGAGGTAGTGCAGTAGGGGGTTGCAACGGGAATGGGAAGGGAAACCTAAATGGTGGTGGGGTTAGTTTGAATGGGGGAGGAATTGGGTGCAATAATGGTAATGGGGGTGGATGTGGGATCGTTGGCCCTGGGCAGCAGCACCACTTGGAGGTTCAACCAGACTACCACAGCTCCGAGCACAGGCACTCCTTTCCTGCACTCTACTACGAGGGGGGTAATGAATCACCCTCACCAGCCCAAAAAGCCTCGTTCCTCAAGCCACTGGGCCGCACCAAGAGGGATGCCACAGCCAACTACTCCCAGCTTTCTCCTTCTCGTCACCACAACTATAACTCTGGCTACTCCTCCAGTCCGGAGTACTCATCTGAGAGCACACTGCGCATCTGGGAGCGATTCCGACCATATAAGAAAAGTCCCAGAGAAGAAGCATCCTATATAGCAGCAGGCCACGCCCTGCGTAAAAAGGTGCAGTTTGCCAAGGATGAAGACCTTCATGATATTTTGGACTACTGGAAGGGTGTTTCTGCCCAGCAGAAGTTGTGA